Proteins encoded in a region of the Synechococcus sp. BIOS-U3-1 genome:
- the purF gene encoding amidophosphoribosyltransferase produces the protein MCGIIGVFSVDSVNQQIYDNLLLLQHRGQDSAGIVTMDNYTFHIHKQRGRVREAFRTRDMRKLHGNVGIGHVRYATSGAAAAEDEVQPFYVNAPYGITFVHNGNLTNTSQLEQDLFKIDRRHTNSSSDTEMLVNVLATEIQSHLTGPDLSPDQLFDAVASLHCRVKGSYAAIALISGRGLLAFRDPFGIRPLILGRRTAKNGKDEWIVASESLVIENSGYEIVRDVEPGEAIFIDFDFNLHQRQCARSSQLVPCAFEYVYLARPDSVMNGISVYETRLRMGDLLAKTIIDSLPAGDIDVVMPIPDSARPSAMQVAKQLGIEYREGFYKNRYVGRTFIMPGQAERKKSVRQKLNALGTEFTGKNVLIVDDSIVRGTTSKEIVQMARDAGANQVTFTSAAPPVRFPNVYGINMPTRGELLAHGRSIDQIADVLAADHVVYQSVENLKKSIVQGTDIEDLEMSCFDGQYVTGDIDENYFKWLEGNCSS, from the coding sequence ATGTGTGGAATTATTGGAGTCTTTTCTGTTGATTCTGTTAATCAACAGATCTATGACAATCTTTTGCTGCTACAGCATCGCGGACAGGATTCTGCAGGAATCGTCACGATGGACAATTATACATTTCACATCCATAAACAACGTGGGAGGGTTCGTGAGGCATTCCGAACGCGTGATATGCGCAAACTTCACGGAAATGTTGGCATTGGTCATGTTCGCTATGCCACTAGTGGGGCCGCTGCAGCTGAAGATGAAGTCCAGCCTTTTTATGTTAACGCTCCTTATGGAATAACCTTTGTTCATAATGGGAACCTGACCAATACTAGTCAGCTCGAACAGGATCTTTTCAAGATTGATCGACGCCATACCAACTCTTCTAGTGACACGGAGATGTTGGTTAATGTTCTTGCGACTGAGATCCAATCCCACCTCACCGGTCCTGACCTTTCTCCCGATCAATTGTTTGATGCTGTGGCCTCCCTGCATTGCAGGGTTAAGGGTTCATACGCAGCGATTGCTCTGATTTCGGGCCGAGGCCTTCTTGCTTTCCGTGATCCCTTCGGCATTCGGCCGTTGATTCTTGGCCGCAGGACTGCAAAAAATGGAAAGGATGAATGGATTGTTGCGAGTGAATCGCTAGTGATTGAAAATAGTGGCTATGAAATTGTTCGGGATGTTGAACCTGGAGAAGCGATCTTTATCGACTTTGATTTCAATCTTCATCAACGTCAGTGTGCGCGGTCTTCTCAGCTTGTTCCCTGCGCTTTTGAATACGTTTATTTGGCGAGGCCAGATTCTGTTATGAACGGAATCTCTGTTTACGAAACAAGGCTTCGTATGGGTGATCTACTTGCAAAAACAATTATTGACTCATTACCAGCAGGTGATATTGATGTTGTGATGCCAATACCAGATTCAGCTAGACCTTCTGCGATGCAAGTGGCGAAACAACTTGGGATTGAATATCGAGAAGGATTTTATAAGAACCGTTATGTCGGTCGAACTTTCATCATGCCTGGTCAGGCTGAAAGGAAAAAATCAGTGCGCCAAAAACTTAATGCATTAGGCACTGAATTTACTGGCAAAAATGTTCTGATCGTTGATGACTCAATTGTTCGTGGTACGACCTCCAAGGAAATTGTGCAGATGGCGCGTGACGCTGGTGCGAATCAGGTCACATTCACATCGGCTGCACCTCCTGTGCGCTTCCCCAATGTGTATGGGATCAACATGCCCACTAGGGGAGAGCTCTTAGCTCATGGACGGTCGATCGATCAAATCGCAGATGTGCTTGCTGCGGATCATGTTGTTTATCAGAGCGTAGAAAATCTTAAGAAAAGCATCGTTCAAGGAACTGATATTGAGGATCTTGAAATGTCCTGTTTTGATGGTCAATATGTAACTGGAGATATTGATGAAAACTACTTCAAG